CGCTGGAAGGAACCGGAATGCCGACAAATGTGGAGGGGATATCTTTCATTTTTACCGTATAGGTATTCCCGCTTTGCCGGTTCATGGTGATGAGCTGATGAATCTGGTCTTTTGGTTGTGCTGCCATGGCACCATCCTTCATGTTTTGTTAGATTACTATGTTGAGTAAAAACAATATCGTGTACACCCCTGAGAAACAATACATGGATTCATGTAATATGACCTGGTGAAACATGTACACAGGCTGTAATATCACCATGGGGGGGGTGCCGGCTGGCATACCTTGTTTGTATCAACTTCGGGAACGTATCAATCAAAAATTCAGGGCAGTGCAATTGCAGACATATATACGAAACGATACGGGTTGGGTTTGAAAAAAGACATTTGAAGATCTATTGACAATATACCTTCTATGGGTATATTTTATAAAAATGAACTGGGTTGTCACCTGTGGCAGTATGGGAAGTGATTGATAAAGAAATACGAATTGTGGAGATTCAATATGTTGGAACACACGAAAAAGCCCCCTATTGAGTTACGGTTTATCGGGCCTCCAGAGAATCGGGAAAAGGCAATCAATGCCCTGAAATCCCTTGGTTTTTCCGATGCGTCTGAATTGATCCCTGCTGATGAATTGTTTGAGGACTTTACAAAGGATTCTTTGCCCGGGGTGGCTCTCCTGGGAGCCAGAACCAAAGAAGGAATCACTCAGAAGCAGCTTTCAGCGTTAACTAGTATCCCCCAGGGTCACATTTCAGAAATGGAGAATGGTAAACGGACCATTGGTAAAAAAAGAGCCAGGATTCTTGGAAAGGCTCTGAATATAGGTTACAAAGTTTTGCTGTAATAGATAAACCCGCTCCAGCGGAAGCCAATTCCCTCCGACGGGCAGAATTTCGACAAAAATACCGGGATCTGCTGGACAAAGCCGAAAACGAATGTCCACATATTCTATAATAGATCCGGCTACCCGGTTGCAAGTGAACTGCCAGCCGCCACATCCGAATATATGCGCCACCAGCTATGCCGAATCCGGCCGGACCATTCATCGCCAAATCGGTGATCACATTCCGTGAAATTCCACATATCCCAGGGTCTGTTTCCCCATTGAAGGACCTTGAATCGGTCAAAATCATTTGCATTTACCAACGCCTGTAACCAGACCATAGATTCAGGCCAGCCGCGCTTTTACGCCTCCTGCGGGACCTTAAAATCTTTCAAAAAATCGCTATTTACCCATTTGGTAAATTCTAACATTTTGGGTAAATAGCGTCAAAAAAGAATGGGTGCCCCCATTTACCCAACGGGCACCTGCCGCGTAAAGTAAGTCCAAATACACATACAGTTGGTTTTAACCGTCTGAGTTAACTGCTTTGTTCAGCCGTTGTTTATCAATAAGGCTGCCGTGAACGTAGCGATGAAGGATACTTGTCATTAGTGTTTGATATGGAATGCCATTTTCAGCTGCAAGCGCCTGGATCTCTTCCAGGACTTTTGATGAAATCCTGATATTGACTCTTTTGTCTTTTTTCAGGGTATTCCTGGCATATTCCTGATGTTTTTTAACTTCAGCCTTAACATTATCTACTTGTTTCCATTCACCACGCTCGAATGAATCAAGAATATCTTTTTCTTCTTTATCAAGTTTTATCCTGCTCATATTTTCCTCCTAAATAATCCCGTGTTGCCTTACGGCTCGGAAAAACGGTTTTTAAGAATTTACCCTCTGAGGATTCTACAAAAGGAACCAGATAAGCGTACTCATTAATTTCAATGACAATAATCTGTTGACCAGGATATTTTTCCTGGTCAGGGTGCTCAACCAGATCCAATACATCACCACGCTCAATATGCATCACAACCTGCTCGAAACTGATGCCGC
Above is a window of Desulfotignum balticum DSM 7044 DNA encoding:
- a CDS encoding helix-turn-helix domain-containing protein; its protein translation is MLEHTKKPPIELRFIGPPENREKAINALKSLGFSDASELIPADELFEDFTKDSLPGVALLGARTKEGITQKQLSALTSIPQGHISEMENGKRTIGKKRARILGKALNIGYKVLL
- a CDS encoding CopG family antitoxin; the protein is MSRIKLDKEEKDILDSFERGEWKQVDNVKAEVKKHQEYARNTLKKDKRVNIRISSKVLEEIQALAAENGIPYQTLMTSILHRYVHGSLIDKQRLNKAVNSDG
- a CDS encoding toxin, with the translated sequence MAYYKWDSQKNEKLKVERGISFEQVVMHIERGDVLDLVEHPDQEKYPGQQIIVIEINEYAYLVPFVESSEGKFLKTVFPSRKATRDYLGGKYEQDKT